In Passer domesticus isolate bPasDom1 chromosome 9, bPasDom1.hap1, whole genome shotgun sequence, a genomic segment contains:
- the LOC135307302 gene encoding uncharacterized protein LOC135307302 isoform X1, whose product MQVLKEMQQAGGQAMDQKAVLKVAFSGVSGGSLERPAGRKAMPDTGTGTADEVFGKASPLAWLHKVLVLSEPPSCVSAARTSPAPLLISTKKPGSHRRGLSRGKNKGKGHQKPHEPSENMRQMLKELLQAGQEKDKKAVRKAAFPRGSSGSMAASAAGREAMPGTGPGDWDRDMDSMLVFVDESLKTSADSRANPVGESDLASQPTFRNEPLGDAEGVSAGRTFPGPLVDVARRPSSRHRALLRMENKPRGDRKSLEASKHMEKMPSDLERRHDAAGPTTHADNIWESTRRVFCWGTPCLKKLMAIVAGAALCLMMCYAAIWYCWKRKWLSCASPEDQPTNTGNDNLIVYPSSSLLPLFALPWLHHHHESIPKPTPPQRDPLPLSPLVLFPGQE is encoded by the exons ATGCAAgtactgaaggaaatgcagcaggcaggaggacaag CAATGGACCAAAAAGCTGTACTGAAGGTGGCATTTTCCGGGGTAAGTGGCGGCTCATTGGAACgccctgcaggaaggaaggcgatgccagacacgggcacaggcacagcag ATGAGGTGtttgggaaggcttctccattagcttggctgcataaagtGTTGGTCCTATCTGAGCCACCATCAT gtgtgtctgcagcaaggacttctccagctcctttgctgatttcTACAAAGAAGCCTGgctcccatcgcaggg GTCTTTcaaggggaaagaacaaaggcaaaggacaccagaaaccccatgagccatctgaaaacatgaggcaaatgctgaaggaattgctgcaggcaggacaag agaaggacaaaaaAGCTGTGCGGAAGGCGgcgtttcccagaggaagcagtggctccatggcagcctctgctgcaggaagggaggccatgccaggcacaggcccaggag ATTGGGATCGTGACATGGATTCCATGCTTGTCTTTGTGGATGAGAGTTTGAAGACCTCAGCAGATAGTAGAG ctaacccggttggtgaaagtgatctggcttcccaacccacATTCAGgaatgagcctctgggagatgctgagg gtgtgtctgcagggaggactttcccaggtcctttggtggatgttgcacgcaggcccagctcccgtcacaggg cTCTcctgagaatggagaacaaacctagaggagacaggaagtccctggaggcatccaaacacatggagaagatgccgagtgatctggagagacgccatg atgcagccggcccCACAACACATGCTGACAACATCTGGGAAAGCAcgagaagagttttctgctggggaacaccttgtttgaagaagttgatggccattgtggctggtgcAGCACTTTGCCTGATGATGTGCTATGCCGcaatctggtattgctggaagagaaaatg gctCTCCTGTGCATCTCCAGAAGACCAGCCTACAAACACAGGCAATGACAACCTGATagtttatcccagctcttcacttctgcccctatttgccctgccatggctgcatcaCCATCATGAgtccatcccaaaacccacccctccacaacgagaccctctgcccctgagccccctggtcctgttccccggccaggaatga
- the LOC135308300 gene encoding uncharacterized protein LOC135308300 — protein sequence MALALRLFLLLLLAVALPARAAQAAPLQVWQADWDRDMAYMEKLVHNSWKTPEHGGGPPAMKMEEMAGKKKLEAAKHLDEMLSDLERRRAMEQKSVQMAPYHIGSNGSVSVSDGGKEELPDMSKGIGEVLGKSDTNAQNPQNNRRIVCPQDVRRSCMIGTVVTLFTVPLSMVLCYAGFRWWKEKKHRAAAVPASRPRRRDSPSPPGSPESVEFGSSQTWPQPQQQPPKKADYQPSMPPPRPPIPAVKRKPPEIPPPPPLPSPPPWSS from the exons atggcccttgctctgcgcctcttcctcctgctgctcctggccgtggccctgcctgccagggctgcccaggctgctccactccAAGTGTGGcaagcag atTGGGATCGTGACATGGCTTATATGGAAAAGCTAGTGCATAACAGTTGGAAGACTCCAGAGCATGGTGGAG GTCCTCCTGCAATGAAGATGGAAGAGATGGCAGGCAAGAAGAAATTAGAAGCAGCCAAACATCTGGACGagatgctgagtgacctggagagacgccgtg caATGGAGCAAAAGTCCGTGCAGATGGCGCCATATCATATTGGAAGCAATGGCTCTGTGTCAGTCTCTgatggaggaaaggaggagttGCCAGACATGAGCAAAGGCataggag aagTTCTTGGCAAGTCAGACACAAATGCCCAGAATCCACAGAACAACCGAAGAATTGTCTGCCCTCAGGACGTGCGCAGGTCATGCATGATAGGCACGGTGGTGACACTGTTCACAGTGCCACTTTCCATGGTGCTGTGCTATGCTGGGTTCCGGTGgtggaaggaaaagaaaca TCGCGCTGCCGCAGTTCCAGCATCCCGGCCGAGAAGGCGTGACTCTCCCTcgcccccagggagcccagagagCGTCGAGTTTGGCAGCTCTCAGACATGGCCTCAGCCGCAGCAACAGCCGCCCAAGAAAGCAGACTACCAGCCCTCCATGCCTCCCCCACGGCCCCCCATCCCGGCCGTGAAGCGGAAGCCTCCCGAGATCCCCccacctcctcccctccccagcccaccGCCCTGGTCCAGCTAG